The Lathyrus oleraceus cultivar Zhongwan6 chromosome 5, CAAS_Psat_ZW6_1.0, whole genome shotgun sequence genome includes the window TAACATCCTTGTTGGAAGTTAAATCAACAGGATCTTCTTCTGGCTTATGACAAATGCCACTTTCTTGTTTGTCAGCTGCACTACTTGCCAGATCTTCAGCATTTAACTCCTCTTTTTGAGAAAATTCCACAAGGTATCGATGATTTGTTACCTGTGCATTTAAGGATATGTAAAAATGCAGATCTTAATTATTCATCAACAAATTAGTTTCACTTGAACACATGGAATGAAATAGACAAGATACAATCATATTTTTCGGGAATATTTGTTAGACGTTGAGAGCTTGACGTCCATCCCAATATAATACATATTCATAAAGCATGTCACTCTTAATCAACATTCCAGATATAAAAGGGGGAAAAAGTTGTATTGCAGGTGGAAAAAAACATAAAACTGATTTACTGTAGTAGAAAATTTGTCCACCTGACGCAGCCGTGTGATTAGGCCAACGATTTCAAAACGGTGATCCCCCATAGTATTTTCTCTAACATATCTGTAAAGGAAACAGCATATCAATAAAAAAAATACAGGATTTATGTATATGATTTTTCTAAAGATGGATCTCCCCCTCCCCCTCCCTTTTGTCCTTTTGCCTTATGAGAATTAGTTAAACTTCATGGTATTTTTCTTGACTGCTAAGAAAAAGAATGACATGCCTATTATATTTTGCTTGAAATTCCTTGTATAATGTTTCATAATAGTCGAGCTCTTCTCTATCCAAGAAATCCCTTCTCACTGAAACCTACAGAAAAACATAGAAGAAATTTACATCTAGTTTTTCAGTATTAAAAATTGAACATTATCCACATGGGAAACAACTTACAATTCTAGGTGGAAGTGCAAGATCAGCAGCCCTGCCTATTTTTGTGCGTCTTAGTACCAAGTTTTTCAAAATTGTGTGTGTGAGCAATATCATAGTTTTTTTCCCACAAATATCATTGGATCGAGAAGATTCAATTGGTTTAGCAATGTACTAAGCAAgatcaaaaaaataataaagaatATGTCAGCTGAAACTATTTCTCCGGCCTATTTTTGTAACTGAAAATTGCAAATATGAGTTCTGTCTCCTTGGAGAAAAGGCTAAGAAACTGTAGAACTTACTTTCTTCCACCAATTGAAATGATCCCGAAAATCATGGGAGCAGTCTGAACATAATTCATACCTGTAAACAAAGACAACAAGAAAACAAACTCAAAATTAACAATTAAAGAGAAACAAGCATTTTCAAACAACGAATGCTGCTAGACCCTATCTTTTCATATATGCTTCATGTATGACTAATGCTTGCTAATGCACACAACTCATTATATAAAAAGAATCACCATACCTGTGCTGAAGAACTCTACAATTACAGTGTTTGCAAAAGTAATAGGAATAAGGATTTATCTGTAGGAACCTTATCTGCACGCATGAAATTTCGATAAAAATATCTTTAAAACATAAGTCTTGTATATCACAGAACTACGGCCAAAAAAGCTTTGCAAATTTACCAGAGTATACAACTCTCGAGGACGGTTCTGAAATGGAGTGCCACTTAGTGCCCATTTGTATGTAGATTCTAAAGCAAAAACTGCTTGAGTGGTTTTAGAACGTTTATCTTTTATATAGCGTGCCTGATGTTTAATAAATATGCGGAAAAAAATGTAGGTAAAATGGAAGAAAGaaaactcattttcaaaacaCAGAAACAGACACTAAATCAAAATTGACCTCATCTAGTACGATTCGCTGCCACTTTACAGCGTGTAGAGCTGGCATAGCATTTGATTTATTTTTCTTAACTTGCTTGGAGTGTTTTGCTTGTCTAACAAAACCAGGTCCTTCACAATTTCTGTCACGCCAATTCGACATATTCCTGCACTCAGATTCAACAATAGAGTATGAAGTGATCACAAAATCATACTTGGAGAACTGTTCCCAATTCTTAATTCTGTCAGCCCCATGATAAACTAGAACCTTGGTACTTCCTTTCAAAGTACATCGGTCAATCTCATTGACCCACTGAGTGATAGCTACCACGGGGCAAATGACAAGAGTTCCTTCAATCAATGGCAACGCTTCAGAAGAAGATGGTAAAGGTGATTGTGAAAATACAAATCCATTTTGTTGGAGTTCTCGTTTGGCAAGGACAAGGGCAATTGCTTCAATGGTCCTTCCCATTCCCATTTCATCCGCAAGCACTCCACCTCTGTATATTTGTTCCTGATTCAAAGCCCAAGCCAACCATTCCTTTTGGAATCTAAGCAAAGGTAGAATGAAATCAGAGGAGGCCTCCGCAGTTTCATTCAACATTTCACTCTTATAATCTTTTTCCCTATAGTTATCAATGGGAAGTGGCTGCTGCGGAACCTGAACCATTGGCGGTTCATTGTTATCTTTGTTCTCTATTACTTCATCAACAACAATACTTCTCGATTCTCCTGCATTTTCTTCTTCTATGTATCTCCTCAAAATTGGTCCTACAATAGAATGAAATCACCAGATAAATCTCCACTATAATAATACATAGAGAGGCGTTGACTCATAAACATTTCAATATCATCCTATAATAATCAGAGTTTTCAACGTAAGTCAATTATTTTCTGTTTCTCCTAATATCAGCTTTGTAACCGTATAACGAAAAGAAAATCATTGAAGGTTGAAAAGATTCAAGAAACGAACAAGAAAAGGGTATGATGAACACATGCACTCAACAGAAAGAtttgaaagaaaaggaaaatTGGAAGATTAAGAATACCAGATGATCTTGCGTTGGAAATGCATTGACTACGACGAAGCTCCATTGGGAAAATGAATAGACAGAAATGGTTTCAACTGAAAATAATGCCCTCACTCACTCTGTCTCTAGTTTCAACTATTCAGTTATGTTGTTGGTATTTAACAGAAAAATTGAAATGGAAAATGAAGGTATAATCATGTGTAGTATGGAGTATTATAGCTTAGAGTGTGACTCTTATTAGAGTTGTTTACTCAAATTGTGAAATACAACTAATCAGGTAATTAAAATTAACGCAATGCGTAACTAATCAGGTAATTAAAATTAACGAAATGCGTTTATAGTAAAGCTTATTATCGAAGGAACCTAGTAGCAACTTACAGTTACACGGTGAACGCACGTTGGTCGGAGGAGGGAGAAAAGTGATCGGAAGGACTTTTAGCGGCGTTTGATCGGAGGAGCGCAGAAAAGTGATCGGAAGGCAGGGTTAGGGGCGGCGTTTGGGGTGAAGAAACTGCACAATACAAGTTGCATTCCACAGTGCAGATTCACGCAGAAGACAATGCACAATACAAATTGCATCTTTGTGTTGAATAAATTCATACAAAACTTCCTCTGATTTTAATTGGAATCCTAATTAATGGGGTGGAATTTATTCTCTTATATTAATAAAAAACTAAATAATAATGCTCTATTCTTTCACCAAAATAATTTcaaacaataaataaaaatatatgtACTCTAGTTTGTAACTTTTTTAAGGTGTGTTTGGAGAGGAATGAAGATTTTAAAAAAGAATATTTTAAAAACTGTAAAGaaatttttcatattt containing:
- the LOC127086724 gene encoding ATP-dependent helicase rhp16 isoform X1, which encodes MELRRSQCISNARSSGPILRRYIEEENAGESRSIVVDEVIENKDNNEPPMVQVPQQPLPIDNYREKDYKSEMLNETAEASSDFILPLLRFQKEWLAWALNQEQIYRGGVLADEMGMGRTIEAIALVLAKRELQQNGFVFSQSPLPSSSEALPLIEGTLVICPVVAITQWVNEIDRCTLKGSTKVLVYHGADRIKNWEQFSKYDFVITSYSIVESECRNMSNWRDRNCEGPGFVRQAKHSKQVKKNKSNAMPALHAVKWQRIVLDEARYIKDKRSKTTQAVFALESTYKWALSGTPFQNRPRELYTLIRFLQINPYSYYFCKHCNCRVLQHRYELCSDCSHDFRDHFNWWKKYIAKPIESSRSNDICGKKTMILLTHTILKNLVLRRTKIGRAADLALPPRIVSVRRDFLDREELDYYETLYKEFQAKYNRYVRENTMGDHRFEIVGLITRLRQVTNHRYLVEFSQKEELNAEDLASSAADKQESGICHKPEEDPVDLTSNKDVRDDDDKIMVKYFRSSRILKNIELENFQTSTKLEALREEIRFMIERDGSAKGIVFSGFSLFVDLIYYSLYKSGVSCVRLNENMSQDARDAVVHRFNVEPDCRIFVMTFMAGGIALNLTVASHVFIMDPSWNPALELQALDRIHGIHGIGQYKPTRVVKFVIANTVEEMILKVQEKKKQVVQG
- the LOC127086724 gene encoding ATP-dependent helicase rhp16 isoform X2; protein product: MELRRSQCISNARSSGPILRRYIEEENAGESRSIVVDEVIENKDNNEPPMVQVPQQPLPIDNYREKDYKSEMLNETAEASSDFILPLLRFQKEWLAWALNQEQIYRGGVLADEMGMGRTIEAIALVLAKRELQQNGFVFSQSPLPSSSEALPLIEGTLVICPVVAITQWVNEIDRCTLKGSTKVLVYHGADRIKNWEQFSKYDFVITSYSIVESECRNMSNWRDRNCEGPGFVRQAKHSKQVKKNKSNAMPALHAVKWQRIVLDEARYIKDKRSKTTQAVFALESTYKWALSGTPFQNRPRELYTLIRFLQINPYSYYFCKHCNCRVLQHRYELCSDCSHDFRDHFNWWKKYIAKPIESSRSNDICGKKTMILLTHTILKNLVLRRTKIGRAADLALPPRIVSVRRDFLDREELDYYETLYKEFQAKYNRYVRENTMGDHRFEIVGLITRLRQVTNHRYLVEFSQKEELNAEDLASSAADKQESGICHKPEEDPVDLTSNKDVRDDDDKIMVKYFRSSRILKNIELENFQTSTKLEALREEIRFMIERDGSAKGIVFSGFSLFVDLIYYSLYKSGVSCVRLNENMSQDARDAVVHRFNVEPDCRIFVMTFMAGGIALNLTVASHVFIMDPSWNPALELQALDRIHGIHGIGQYKPTRFWFLLFSILKLKK